From the genome of Candidatus Babeliales bacterium, one region includes:
- a CDS encoding branched-chain amino acid transport system II carrier protein, whose protein sequence is MTRKQIISLGVALFAIFFGAGNVVFPLDLGRMMGDHVTPAIVGIFFSAVVMPLLGLFSGVLFGGDYRAFFQRLGKKSGELWAFLCMILIGPFGAIPRTITLSHSAFAWYFPSFSLAMFSFLSAIIVWFLTVRKNEVMDVIGRYLGPLKIVLLLSVIVSAFFIKVTPPHTDISNLNALVSGFFEGFLTLDLLGAIFFSKLVFDALDKDLLSSPQRLLHSLFKAGVIGSLLLGGVYVGFMVAGAIHAAAVTTVPREQLIFALSDHLLGRLGMLSSFTVAAACLTTAVALTSLFADYLSIYIFRRKISYRVAVTLTVTITAAFANLGFSGIMDVIVPIVTVCYPAMIVLSILNILYKTNGFRFVKVPVYATVVITFFVQYWDRISALLCG, encoded by the coding sequence ATGACTAGAAAACAAATTATATCTTTGGGGGTTGCGCTTTTTGCCATATTTTTCGGCGCAGGTAATGTGGTATTTCCTTTGGATCTTGGAAGAATGATGGGCGATCATGTTACACCCGCCATTGTCGGAATTTTCTTCTCGGCTGTTGTTATGCCCCTTTTAGGCCTTTTTTCCGGGGTATTGTTTGGGGGTGACTATAGGGCATTCTTTCAGCGTCTTGGTAAAAAATCAGGAGAACTTTGGGCCTTTTTGTGTATGATCTTGATCGGCCCCTTCGGGGCTATCCCAAGAACTATTACGCTTTCTCACTCAGCATTCGCTTGGTATTTCCCTTCATTTTCGTTGGCTATGTTTAGTTTTTTGTCGGCTATCATTGTGTGGTTTTTAACGGTTCGTAAAAATGAGGTTATGGATGTGATTGGTCGCTATCTTGGCCCGCTCAAAATTGTCTTGCTTTTGAGTGTAATAGTAAGTGCATTTTTCATAAAAGTAACGCCACCACATACTGATATTTCTAATCTTAACGCTTTGGTTTCGGGATTTTTCGAAGGATTTCTAACGCTTGATCTATTGGGTGCGATCTTCTTTTCTAAACTAGTATTTGATGCGCTTGATAAGGATCTTCTTTCATCTCCACAACGCCTCTTGCATTCATTGTTCAAAGCGGGGGTTATTGGATCACTGCTTCTCGGTGGTGTCTATGTTGGATTTATGGTAGCAGGTGCAATTCACGCGGCTGCTGTAACAACGGTGCCAAGAGAACAGCTCATCTTTGCTTTGTCCGATCATCTTCTTGGACGACTTGGTATGCTTTCAAGTTTTACGGTTGCTGCTGCATGTTTGACAACGGCAGTCGCTTTGACCAGCTTGTTTGCTGATTATTTGAGTATTTATATTTTTAGGAGAAAGATTAGCTATCGAGTTGCAGTAACGTTAACAGTTACTATTACGGCAGCATTTGCTAACCTGGGTTTCAGTGGAATCATGGATGTGATTGTTCCAATTGTTACAGTCTGCTACCCAGCGATGATTGTATTATCGATTCTTAACATTCTGTATAAAACAAATGGTTTTCGCTTCGTCAAGGTGCCTGTTTATGCTACAGTGGTGATAACGTTTTTTGTGCAATATTGGGATCGTATAAGCGCATTATTGTGCGGGTAA
- the uvrB gene encoding excinuclease ABC subunit UvrB has protein sequence MKKPLFKLHNPFPPAGSQPEAIKRLAAHRPGKSTLIGVTGSGKTFTVANVIAQQDKSVLVLAPNKTLAAQLYEEFSLFFPENKVCYFVSYYDYYQPESYLPAQDIYIPKETKVNAEIERLRVEATASLVNRRDTIVIASVSCIYSLGNPSDYKTLAFPIKVGDTIKRHDLIHKLIFIQYQRNEFERISGTFQVLGNTIEVVLPYQKEKLRIELFGETVESLQWVHRDTNEVCMNLQDTVIFPAKHFVTTQAKKDAAVASIKQELKTVLPTITNPVYQDRLKQRVSHDIEMLEEVGYCSGIENYTAHFEGRAAGEPPYCLLDFFGEDFLLVVDESHISLPQLRGMYAGDRSRKKALIDFGFRLPSAYDNRPLKFEEIETYFKDVMFVSATPGDYELRTSDTVVEQIIRPTGLVDPKLELHSRVDQIKHLVEQIRETAKNGYRSLVIVLTKKMAEHLARYLEEEKLKVCYLHSDLKTPKRTELLQKLRLGIFDCLVGVNLLREGLDLPEVALVAIMDADVESFLRDKRSLIQIIGRAARNTESRVLMYTDRVTKSMREAIKETERRRTLQQEHNEKHGITPVSVSRSVTKTITPLQQAIAQASARNKKKKIIMSLEDTHKELVRLEVTMREAAEALQFEKAIALREQWLELQKQIRS, from the coding sequence ATGAAGAAACCGTTATTCAAGCTCCATAATCCATTTCCGCCTGCGGGTAGTCAGCCAGAGGCAATCAAGCGGCTTGCTGCGCATCGACCAGGAAAATCTACCTTAATCGGTGTGACTGGTTCGGGTAAGACATTTACGGTTGCCAATGTGATTGCGCAACAAGACAAATCTGTGCTCGTATTGGCCCCAAACAAAACACTGGCTGCCCAGCTATATGAGGAGTTCTCGCTCTTTTTCCCGGAAAATAAGGTTTGTTATTTTGTGAGCTATTATGACTATTATCAGCCTGAGTCATACCTTCCAGCGCAAGATATTTATATCCCCAAAGAAACAAAGGTCAATGCAGAGATAGAGCGACTTCGTGTCGAAGCGACAGCTTCACTAGTGAATCGACGGGATACGATTGTGATTGCTTCGGTATCGTGTATCTACTCGCTTGGTAATCCCAGTGACTACAAAACCCTGGCTTTTCCCATCAAAGTAGGCGACACAATCAAACGCCACGACCTTATTCATAAGCTAATTTTTATACAGTATCAGCGCAATGAATTTGAGCGAATTTCTGGAACCTTCCAAGTTCTAGGGAATACGATCGAAGTAGTTTTGCCTTATCAAAAAGAGAAACTCCGCATCGAGCTGTTTGGTGAGACTGTTGAATCATTGCAATGGGTGCATCGCGATACTAATGAAGTATGTATGAATCTTCAAGATACAGTGATCTTTCCGGCTAAACATTTTGTAACAACGCAAGCGAAAAAAGATGCTGCGGTTGCAAGTATCAAACAAGAACTCAAAACGGTTTTGCCGACCATAACTAATCCTGTTTATCAAGACCGGCTTAAGCAGCGTGTTTCGCATGATATCGAGATGCTCGAGGAAGTTGGCTATTGCTCTGGCATAGAAAACTATACAGCTCATTTTGAAGGGCGTGCTGCCGGGGAACCTCCGTATTGTTTGCTCGATTTTTTTGGTGAAGATTTTTTACTCGTGGTAGACGAATCTCATATTTCATTACCACAATTGCGCGGTATGTATGCAGGCGATCGTTCACGTAAAAAAGCACTGATTGATTTTGGATTCAGGCTTCCTTCTGCGTATGATAATCGTCCGTTAAAATTTGAAGAGATCGAAACGTATTTTAAAGATGTGATGTTTGTATCTGCAACACCGGGTGATTATGAATTAAGAACGTCGGATACAGTTGTTGAGCAGATCATCCGACCAACAGGGTTGGTTGATCCAAAACTTGAGTTGCACTCGCGTGTGGATCAGATTAAGCATTTGGTTGAACAGATTCGCGAGACAGCAAAAAATGGATATCGGTCGTTGGTAATCGTACTTACCAAAAAGATGGCAGAGCATCTTGCGCGCTATCTTGAGGAAGAGAAATTAAAAGTCTGCTATTTGCACAGTGATCTCAAAACACCAAAACGCACTGAACTTCTTCAGAAGCTACGGCTGGGAATTTTTGATTGTTTGGTTGGCGTGAACCTACTGCGTGAAGGACTTGATCTTCCAGAAGTAGCATTAGTTGCAATCATGGATGCAGACGTAGAAAGTTTCTTGCGCGATAAGCGGTCTCTGATTCAGATCATTGGCCGTGCTGCCAGAAATACGGAATCTCGAGTCTTGATGTATACAGATCGTGTAACGAAATCGATGCGTGAAGCAATCAAAGAAACTGAGCGACGCCGTACGTTACAGCAGGAGCATAACGAAAAACATGGTATTACGCCGGTCAGTGTAAGCCGTTCTGTAACCAAGACAATTACTCCGTTACAGCAGGCTATTGCACAAGCATCGGCTCGTAACAAAAAGAAAAAGATAATTATGTCCCTAGAGGATACACACAAGGAATTGGTTCGACTTGAAGTTACAATGAGGGAGGCTGCAGAGGCGCTGCAGTTTGAAAAAGCTATTGCATTACGCGAACAGTGGTTGGAGCTTCAAAAACAGATACGATCGTGA
- a CDS encoding Zn-dependent oligopeptidase, with amino-acid sequence MKRWWMVVWLLGFSLLSYCKDMSGMKQITSLMDVVDLFPKTVIEIQQISHTAQETAQKGIASLIAHDASERTFENTALTYDRIVAAFSCSAHRIYMIQEVSPDVDLRTAAHQEIEKLDQCGIDLFSTNYELFCAFKAYIEGNAITEQLSSEQRYFLQEIMKGFQSQGLNLPQQERAEVVRISKDLSAISLLFQKNINEGKREVSVQREELAGIDDDFIASLKRDEQGNYILGTDYPTYFMIMDHCSIGETRRKLYLAFNQKAYPENMSVLHDLIAQRDEKARLLGFASYADYAFEHQMVKTVSRAERFISELVEKVRTKADQEHEMLINHLPDGVALTDDGKLKPWDLSYVMNQYKESEYALDDRIVSEYFPTDYTLKGMLSIYETFLGIQFKEHQHVGVWHDDVVVLEACDAVSGMTLGYIVLDLYPRDNKYGHAAMFDIVDTITLSDGTRFPSVSVVVANFPRATATRPSLLKHSDVTTFFHEFGHAIHHLCGSPQLASFSGTNVKDDFVELPSQLFEEWMWDLGMLKKVSRHYETGEPLPDRLLNTMIELKNLTRGYQVIRQMFFAKLSLEYFKAGNNKDTDLITRTLHNIFFAHNYFEPNAHFQASFGHLSSGNYGPKYYGYMWSKVFALDIFSVIREHGLLNPAIGKKYREEILQPGGSVDPNELLVRFLGRDPNQEAFLADMGLHSNKRSPLKQETSLAR; translated from the coding sequence GTGAAACGATGGTGGATGGTGGTATGGTTGTTGGGATTTAGCCTTTTATCTTATTGTAAGGATATGAGTGGTATGAAACAGATTACTTCTTTGATGGATGTTGTTGACCTATTTCCAAAGACAGTTATCGAAATACAACAAATTTCTCATACGGCACAAGAGACAGCGCAGAAGGGTATTGCGTCATTGATTGCCCATGATGCTTCCGAACGAACATTTGAAAATACTGCGCTTACCTACGATAGAATAGTAGCCGCCTTTTCATGTTCTGCCCACCGTATTTATATGATTCAAGAGGTTAGCCCTGATGTAGATCTTCGCACTGCGGCGCATCAGGAAATAGAGAAACTCGATCAATGTGGTATCGATTTGTTTAGTACCAATTACGAGCTCTTTTGCGCGTTTAAAGCTTATATTGAAGGTAATGCAATTACTGAACAGCTTTCATCGGAGCAGCGCTACTTCTTACAAGAAATTATGAAGGGATTTCAATCACAGGGTCTCAATCTTCCCCAGCAAGAACGAGCAGAAGTTGTGCGAATTAGCAAAGATCTCAGTGCGATCAGTCTTTTATTCCAGAAAAATATCAATGAGGGAAAACGAGAAGTCAGTGTACAACGTGAAGAATTAGCAGGTATAGATGATGACTTTATTGCATCGCTCAAGAGAGATGAACAGGGAAACTATATTCTTGGCACAGATTATCCCACATATTTTATGATAATGGATCATTGCTCAATCGGTGAAACACGCAGAAAGTTATATCTTGCATTTAATCAAAAGGCATATCCTGAAAATATGTCAGTGCTTCATGATCTTATTGCGCAACGTGATGAAAAAGCGCGTCTGCTTGGATTTGCTAGTTATGCAGACTATGCGTTCGAACATCAAATGGTAAAAACAGTTTCACGTGCAGAAAGATTTATTAGTGAGCTGGTTGAAAAAGTGCGTACGAAGGCTGATCAAGAGCATGAGATGCTTATAAATCATCTTCCCGATGGAGTTGCTCTTACAGACGATGGTAAATTGAAGCCATGGGATTTGAGCTATGTCATGAATCAGTATAAAGAATCAGAGTATGCTCTCGATGATCGTATTGTATCTGAGTACTTCCCTACCGATTATACCTTGAAGGGTATGCTTTCTATTTATGAAACTTTTTTAGGAATACAGTTCAAAGAACATCAGCATGTTGGTGTATGGCATGATGATGTGGTTGTTCTTGAGGCATGCGATGCCGTGAGTGGTATGACGCTTGGTTATATTGTGTTGGATTTATATCCACGAGATAACAAGTATGGGCATGCCGCAATGTTTGATATTGTGGACACGATAACATTGTCCGACGGAACACGATTTCCTTCTGTAAGCGTAGTAGTTGCTAACTTTCCTCGTGCGACGGCAACAAGGCCTTCCTTATTGAAGCATAGCGATGTGACGACGTTTTTCCACGAGTTTGGTCATGCTATTCATCATCTATGTGGTAGTCCACAATTAGCATCGTTTTCTGGCACGAATGTGAAGGATGACTTTGTTGAGCTCCCTTCACAGTTATTTGAGGAATGGATGTGGGACCTGGGAATGCTCAAGAAGGTGAGTCGCCATTATGAAACAGGGGAACCTCTGCCTGATAGGCTTCTGAATACCATGATTGAGCTTAAAAACCTAACACGGGGATACCAAGTCATTCGTCAGATGTTTTTCGCCAAATTATCTCTTGAGTATTTCAAAGCGGGGAATAATAAAGATACTGATCTCATAACGCGGACCTTACATAACATTTTCTTCGCGCATAATTATTTTGAGCCTAATGCTCATTTTCAGGCATCATTTGGTCATTTGAGCTCGGGAAACTATGGCCCTAAATATTATGGCTATATGTGGTCCAAGGTTTTTGCATTGGATATTTTCTCGGTTATTCGTGAACATGGCCTACTTAATCCAGCTATAGGAAAAAAGTATCGTGAAGAGATTCTTCAGCCAGGAGGTAGTGTGGATCCTAATGAGTTGCTTGTAAGGTTCTTAGGTAGAGATCCTAATCAAGAAGCCTTTTTAGCTGACATGGGGCTTCATTCAAATAAAAGAAGTCCCTTAAAACAAGAGACTTCCTTGGCAAGATAA
- a CDS encoding leucine--tRNA ligase produces the protein MNYSVCDIEKKWQKRWAKNPPVATKSAGSGKKFYCLDMFPYPSGSGLHVGHWRGYVLSDVYARMKWLEGYNVLHPMGWDAFGLPAENDAIKKGIHPKLGTEANIKKFKEQLKDIAAIYDWDKEVNTTDPNYYKWTQWIFIQMFKAGLAYQSNMPINWCPSCLTGLANEEVVNGACERCGTKVTQKNVPQWVLRITAYAEKLLEGLDRLEWPEKVKLMQRNWIGKSEGLLFTAPVKSTDLTIKTYSTHFESFAADTFVVIAPDHPFLNQLLEGVQNKDEIRAFCDTMIAKRRNGAYENEKDVEGIFTGRYIVDPVGNGDLPIWVASFALADYGTGIIKCSAHDQRDFAFAKKYDIHLKPVLFPIDPELREQVENLEICYADMVNGILAEPAEFAGKRAGDVRQEIIEYCVKKGYAERSVQYRLRDWIFSRQRYWGEPIPLIHCYKCGVVPVPEDQLPVELPEVEKYQPTGTGESPLAAIESWVNVACPKCGGLGKRETNTMPQWAGSCWYFLRYPNPHLKDKPFDDKDMNYWLPVDLYVGGIEHAILHLLYSRFYIKVLHDLGYLPFDEPFKQLFNQGMILKYSEKSGLVEKMSKSKGNVVNPDEMVQAYGSDVLRMYILFMGPPELDCEWQDTGLDGIKRFLNRFWIYMSDENRHCSDQQEADETSRRVHIFLKDFQERLEYFKPNTAISAFMELLNDITANSLKLGKMSLEKIIVALSVLAPHMASELLEKLFGKQLGDCQWPTYDPKLTVATTVGIAVQVNGKLRGTLTVKAGASEEDVQKSAGTIVAKWLEAKTIIKVIFVPNRLINFVVR, from the coding sequence ATGAATTACTCAGTTTGTGATATAGAAAAAAAGTGGCAGAAGCGATGGGCCAAAAATCCACCTGTTGCGACCAAATCGGCAGGCTCAGGTAAGAAGTTTTATTGCCTGGATATGTTCCCTTATCCTTCAGGGTCGGGACTTCATGTAGGACACTGGCGAGGGTATGTCTTGTCTGATGTGTATGCTCGCATGAAATGGTTAGAGGGATACAATGTACTACATCCTATGGGTTGGGATGCATTTGGGTTGCCTGCAGAAAATGATGCGATTAAAAAAGGTATCCACCCCAAGTTGGGTACTGAGGCCAACATCAAAAAATTTAAAGAACAACTTAAAGATATTGCTGCCATCTATGATTGGGATAAAGAAGTTAATACAACGGATCCTAATTACTATAAATGGACGCAATGGATCTTTATTCAAATGTTCAAAGCAGGCTTGGCGTATCAATCCAACATGCCAATCAACTGGTGTCCTTCATGCTTGACCGGGTTGGCAAATGAAGAAGTGGTGAACGGCGCATGTGAACGTTGTGGCACCAAGGTAACCCAAAAAAATGTTCCTCAGTGGGTCTTGCGTATTACCGCGTATGCAGAAAAATTGCTTGAAGGTCTCGATCGTCTCGAATGGCCTGAAAAAGTTAAGTTGATGCAGCGGAACTGGATTGGTAAGAGTGAAGGCCTTTTGTTTACTGCGCCCGTTAAGAGTACTGATCTGACGATCAAAACCTATTCAACTCATTTTGAATCATTTGCGGCGGACACATTTGTTGTGATTGCTCCGGACCATCCATTCCTTAATCAGTTGCTTGAGGGTGTGCAGAATAAGGATGAGATTCGGGCATTCTGCGATACTATGATAGCCAAGCGACGTAATGGTGCTTACGAGAATGAAAAAGATGTAGAAGGAATCTTTACGGGGCGATACATCGTTGATCCGGTTGGCAATGGAGATCTTCCTATCTGGGTTGCGTCATTTGCTCTTGCTGATTATGGAACAGGTATCATCAAATGTTCCGCGCATGACCAACGAGATTTTGCATTTGCGAAAAAATACGATATTCACTTAAAGCCGGTTCTCTTTCCTATAGATCCTGAGCTACGCGAGCAGGTTGAAAACTTAGAGATCTGTTATGCCGATATGGTGAATGGTATTCTTGCAGAGCCAGCAGAGTTTGCTGGAAAGCGAGCTGGTGACGTACGACAAGAGATCATTGAGTACTGCGTGAAAAAAGGATACGCAGAACGTTCGGTACAGTACCGTCTTCGTGATTGGATATTTTCGCGACAAAGGTATTGGGGTGAGCCCATTCCTTTGATTCACTGTTATAAATGTGGAGTAGTTCCTGTTCCCGAGGATCAGTTGCCAGTCGAGTTGCCTGAAGTAGAAAAATATCAACCGACAGGAACTGGTGAGTCTCCGTTGGCAGCCATTGAGTCATGGGTCAATGTTGCATGTCCAAAATGTGGTGGTCTGGGTAAGCGTGAAACCAACACCATGCCGCAATGGGCAGGATCATGTTGGTATTTCTTGCGCTATCCAAACCCTCATCTCAAAGACAAGCCATTTGATGATAAAGATATGAACTATTGGCTTCCGGTTGATCTGTATGTTGGAGGAATTGAACACGCAATTTTGCATCTGTTGTACTCGCGGTTTTACATCAAGGTATTACATGACCTTGGGTATCTACCGTTCGATGAACCATTCAAGCAGCTGTTTAATCAGGGCATGATTCTCAAGTACTCAGAAAAGAGTGGACTTGTTGAAAAAATGTCTAAGTCTAAGGGTAATGTGGTGAACCCGGATGAGATGGTTCAGGCATATGGTTCTGATGTCTTGCGTATGTATATTTTGTTCATGGGCCCACCTGAACTTGATTGCGAATGGCAAGACACGGGCCTTGATGGTATTAAGCGATTTTTGAATCGGTTCTGGATCTACATGAGCGATGAAAATCGCCATTGTTCTGACCAACAAGAAGCGGATGAAACAAGTCGTAGAGTGCATATATTTTTGAAAGATTTTCAAGAAAGACTTGAATATTTTAAGCCCAACACGGCCATTTCTGCATTCATGGAATTACTCAACGATATCACTGCAAATTCTCTGAAACTTGGAAAAATGAGTCTTGAAAAGATTATTGTTGCGCTTTCAGTACTTGCGCCACATATGGCAAGCGAGTTACTTGAGAAGCTTTTTGGCAAACAGTTGGGTGACTGTCAATGGCCAACGTATGATCCTAAACTCACCGTAGCTACAACGGTGGGTATTGCTGTTCAGGTAAATGGTAAGTTGCGGGGTACCTTGACGGTGAAGGCGGGAGCCTCTGAAGAGGATGTCCAAAAGTCTGCCGGGACCATAGTGGCCAAGTGGCTTGAGGCCAAGACGATCATCAAGGTGATCTTTGTGCCAAATCGCCTTATTAACTTTGTTGTCCGTTAG
- a CDS encoding fructose-6-phosphate aldolase (similar to novel fructose-6-phosphate aldolase from Escherichia coli; enzyme from Methanocaldococcus janaschii shows transaldolase activity): MKLFLDTADVGALQRWIPTGIIDGVTTNPTLLSKATSDPLETIQVISGLLPHGDVSVEVTEEDMTSIYEQAHRIARLANNIVVKIPCHIKYYPIMERLVKEGVKVNVTLVFTLFQGLAMTKLGVRYISPFIGRLEDVETDGMGLIRQLRSMLDMYGNETELLAASLRSVQHLHEVIEIGVDAATVPVSILEKAVNHPLTDEGMKRFIHDWKQLGIKQFP; the protein is encoded by the coding sequence ATGAAATTATTTCTCGATACCGCCGACGTTGGTGCTCTTCAACGTTGGATACCAACAGGTATCATTGATGGAGTGACGACTAATCCTACACTATTGAGCAAAGCTACCTCGGATCCATTAGAGACCATCCAAGTGATCAGTGGACTGTTGCCTCATGGGGATGTGAGTGTCGAGGTTACAGAGGAAGACATGACGTCTATCTACGAACAGGCTCATCGGATTGCGCGTCTTGCTAACAATATTGTGGTTAAAATTCCCTGTCATATCAAGTATTATCCAATTATGGAGCGGCTAGTTAAAGAAGGTGTGAAGGTTAACGTTACGCTGGTTTTTACCTTGTTTCAGGGTTTGGCTATGACTAAGCTTGGAGTGCGATATATTTCACCATTTATTGGCCGACTTGAGGATGTAGAGACTGATGGGATGGGTCTCATTCGCCAGCTTAGGTCTATGCTAGATATGTATGGAAATGAGACAGAATTGCTTGCTGCATCACTTCGCTCGGTTCAGCATCTGCATGAAGTGATCGAGATTGGTGTAGATGCTGCGACGGTGCCAGTGTCGATTCTAGAAAAAGCAGTCAATCACCCATTGACTGACGAGGGTATGAAGCGATTTATACATGATTGGAAACAGCTTGGAATTAAGCAATTTCCATAA